The Thermodesulfovibrio thiophilus DSM 17215 nucleotide sequence TAATGCTTACAACAGAGGTTGTGGTGGCTGAAATTCCAGAAGAAGAAAAGAAACAGCCTCCAATGCCATCACCTGATATGTATTAAAATTCTTTTTTGTATTCAAACAGGGAGCATACTATATAATATGCTCCCTGTTTTTTTATAACCATTCAAAATATTTTTAACATACCTACTTATCGTATCTTTATTGAAAAATCAGCCATTTTATTGTATTATTCAAGTTATGAAAATTCTTTTAATAGAAGATGATAAAGAACTCGGACAGTCTCTTAAAAATTATTTTGAGCTTAATAAAATAGAAACAGTCTGGTTATGGGATGAAAGAAACATTAATAACCTGTTAAAAGTTTATGATTTTGATGTAATAGTTCTTGATCTTATTTTGAGTTTCAGTCGAGGAGAAGATATTATTTCTTTGATTCGAAGTCAAGGGATAAAAACACTAATTCTGGTATTAACTGCTAAAAATTCTTTAAAGGATAAAGAAGTTTGCTTTCAAAGGGGAGCAGATGATTATCTTACTAAACCATTTGAACCAAAGGAACTTATTCTAAGGATAAAGGCGTTAAGTAAAAGAAAACGCATAGACAGTATTATTACAATAGGAGATCTAACCATAAATACTGATGCAAAAACAATTAAAAAGGGTGATGAAGAAATAAAAATCTCAAAAACCGCATGGGATTTACTCATTCTTCTTATTAAAAAAAGAAGAGATATTGTTGATACAGAAACAATTCTTAATTATGTCTGGTCAGGTAAGGCAGTGGGAGATGAGATAGTAAGAACCTATATAAAGGAGCTTAGAAAAATACTGCCACCAGATTCAATACAGACTTATAAAGGAAGAGGATACAGATTAATTTGAGTTTTCAGACAAGACTTTTTATAACCCTTGTTGTAGCAGTGATTACTGCACTTACAGTCATAAACTTTGTAACCTTATATTTTTTTATCGAACAGCAACAGAGAAATGAAAAAGAAATCATCGCGGTCTATCAAGAAATTCTCAAACTAAATAAGACCTATCCATTACCTGCTCATATAAAAAACTACCAAAATGAACTCATGATGGACAGAAGCTATGCTCATCAACGCTTAAAAGAGTATTCAAAAACTCTGCTCATATGGGAGTCTATACTTGTATTGATTTTACTTTTTCTTTTCTATAGAGTTTTAATTGTAATGGTTAAAAAGGAAAGGGAAACAGAGGACTTTCTGACACTGCTTATTTTTGTTCTTTCCCATAAAATAGGCAACTTTATCTCTGTAATAAAAATAAATATAGAGATATTGAAAATAAAACCAGACCAAGCAATTTTTGATAGACTTTGCAGTCAGTGTAATCTTTTAAACGACGAGATAAAAAAGACAATGGATACAATAAAAAAACTGCCTTTTCTTTCAAAAAACAGAGAAAAGGTCAATGTGAAACAGATGTTATTAAATACTGTTTCAAAGTTTTATACAGAACAAACAGTCAGAATAACTGCAAGAGATGTTTTTTTAGAAACAAACCCTGAAACTTTTGAAACAATAATTTTTTTACTGCTTGACAACAGCTTTAAATATGCAGACAATAAGGTTCATATCAAGATCTTTAATAACGCCATTGCAATAAGGAATGACATCTCAGATGTCAGTAAAGGTGCTGGTGTTGGTCTTCAAATAGTGAATTTTTTATCAAAAAAAATTGGGTTGAATTTCAAATATCGTGCAAAGACTGACCATTTCCTCGTTCTGATAGACTTCCAAAAGAGATAATAGCGTTTTATTGCAAGTTGTTTTTATAAATCAATCTTTCGCTCACAGAATTCTCACGATTTTTTGAATTGTGATTGAGTAGAATATAAAACATGAAAGAAGCTTTAATATTAATTGCTGTTATCTTTCTTCCAGCTATGCTTTTGGCTGTTGATGAACTGTATCTTACAGGTACTGTAATTAACTATGAGCCTGATACAGGCAAAATAAGAATTGATGTAATTAACAGTTCATGTAAAGGAGTAAGAGAATTTATAACGCAAAAAGGTTTACCAAAACAATTACTTATTAATAAAACAGTTGATTTTGCAATTGATTCAAATCACTGCGATAATTTTAAGACTCACAGCATAACAACGCCTCTTTTAGATTTAAATTGAGGTTATTATGAAGAAACTCGTATATTTAATTATATTGTTTATTGTTTCATTTTTGATAAAAGAAACGCCTTCTATAGGATCAAGCGTGATGTCTGATTACTGTTATGTACCTCCTTCAATTGGTCAGATCGCTGCGCCAAATGTATTATTTGTAATAGATGTAAGTGGTTCAATGTTATGGTGTGCTTATAATCCTAAGAGTGATGGGACATATTGCTGTGATTCAAAGTCTGGATGTGGATGGACATACAAAGGGACAGAAGAAGGATACTTTGAACCTGATAAGATTTATAAATATAATTCAACAAAAAGATACTGGGAAGTAACTACTGGAAGTGTTACACCTTGTCCTAAAAGAGCAAGTAGTATAGATAAAAAAAATCAATACAAGGGTGCATGTCTTAATTTTCATTATATGAGAAGAGTTGATCTTGTTAGATGGGCAATAACAGGAGGAAGATTAACTTCATGTAATAATAGGGATCCAAAAAAATGTGATCCAGAGCTTTACGGACAACCAAACGCTAATTTAGATTGTGATGACTATGGTTGTACTCTTGAGTCAGAAGAATCAGGAGAAAGAGTACGAGTTCCATGGAATAGAATTAATGATAGTTTAGCCATGCAATTTAAAAAATTAAGTCTGCAACCAAGACTTGGTGTAATGTTTTTTAGTGATACGGGTGTTAGAAATAATAAAGTTTATATTGGTGATTTTACTTCAAGTTCCAATTTTGATGGAGTTAATCCATATAAAAATTTAATTTCAACAATAAATGATGAATCTCCCAACGGTGGAACGCCAACTGCTCCAGCGTTATGGGATGCTTATAACTATTTTGCTCAAAACACGCCTAAATATAATGGCTTTACCCCTCAACAGGGCAATGGAGATCAATGGAAAAATCCAATGTATCAGTGTTTTGACGAAAATCAAGACGGAGTCTGTAGTGGTAGTGAATTTAAATCTGTTCCATGTGCAAAAAATTTTGTAATCCTTCTTACAGATGGACAGTGGAATTATGGTGGTGGAAAATCCACTTGTACAATAGATACTGGATACGAGTCTAACTCAGCAGATCCTGTTGTGCCAGCGTACTGGCTTCATAAAAAAGGATTCACAAACTCTAAAACAAAGGTCGATTCTTATGTTGAAGCTGTCTATGGAATAGGATTATGGCTCGGAGGTTCTGGAGAAAAATCGCTTAAAAATGTTGCAATGTATGGATCATTTAATAGAAGCAAAAATTGGCCTGATAACTTAAATGGCTATCCAACTGAAGAGTGCGATCATATAGATGATTGTTGTTCTAGTCCAAATTGTGGTAAAGGCAGTTCGTGTACTGAGCTTCCTGCTTCATCGATGGACTGGGATAAAGACAATGATGGAAAACCTGATACTTTCTATTCCGCCTCAGATGCGTCTGAAATAAAAGATGCTATAAGAAGTGCTTTATTTGATATCCTGAGAAGAGTATCATCGGGTTCTACTGTTGCAACACTTGCATCAAGAACAGAAATATCCAGTCTTATAATTCAGCCCTATTTTTATCCAAAATATTTGAAAGATGACGGAACAGAGATAGGATGGCTTGGATTTTTGCGAAGCTTCTGGATTGATTTAACAGGTCATATAAGAGAAGACACTATCGCAAATCAAATCCTTGATCTTGCAACTAATAGTTTAGACTTAATTATACAGTTTTTTGTTGACTCTGCAGGAGATAGTAAAGTTGCAAAAATTACCGATGTTAATGTATGTACTGCTGGTGATGCTGTTTCAATAGATCAAGCTGTTTCAGTTTTTAATAGCGGATGTGTGCTGGCAAAAAGAG carries:
- a CDS encoding response regulator transcription factor — translated: MKILLIEDDKELGQSLKNYFELNKIETVWLWDERNINNLLKVYDFDVIVLDLILSFSRGEDIISLIRSQGIKTLILVLTAKNSLKDKEVCFQRGADDYLTKPFEPKELILRIKALSKRKRIDSIITIGDLTINTDAKTIKKGDEEIKISKTAWDLLILLIKKRRDIVDTETILNYVWSGKAVGDEIVRTYIKELRKILPPDSIQTYKGRGYRLI
- a CDS encoding HAMP domain-containing histidine kinase — translated: MSFQTRLFITLVVAVITALTVINFVTLYFFIEQQQRNEKEIIAVYQEILKLNKTYPLPAHIKNYQNELMMDRSYAHQRLKEYSKTLLIWESILVLILLFLFYRVLIVMVKKERETEDFLTLLIFVLSHKIGNFISVIKINIEILKIKPDQAIFDRLCSQCNLLNDEIKKTMDTIKKLPFLSKNREKVNVKQMLLNTVSKFYTEQTVRITARDVFLETNPETFETIIFLLLDNSFKYADNKVHIKIFNNAIAIRNDISDVSKGAGVGLQIVNFLSKKIGLNFKYRAKTDHFLVLIDFQKR